DNA from Mesorhizobium sp. B2-1-1:
GATAGAGATGACCGCGCCGCAGGCGTGAACAGAGCGAGCAATAGGTGCTGCCCTGCGGCAGCTTGTCGGTGACGACGGAGTAGGTGTCCTGGTATTCGATGCGGTGTGCAATGCCGTGGGCATTGAGGTAATCGGGCAGGATGTGCTTGGGAAAGTTCGGCTGGCCCTGGTCGAGATTGCAGGCCAGCAGCTCCACCGGCAGCAGGCCGCGCCATTTGAGGTCCAGCAGCATGGCAAGCAGGCCGTAGGAATCCTTGCCGCCCGACAGGGCCACCAGCCAGCGCTCGCCTGGCCTGACCATCGAAAAATCCTCGATCGCCTGGCGGGTCAGCCGCAGCAGCCGCTTGCGCAATTTGTTGAACTCGACCGAAGACGGCACATCGGCGAACAGCGGGTGAAAACCGCCTTCGATGTCGGCGGCCTGCTCAAGCGATTGAGCGTCTGGCAGCATGTTCATGGCGTCGGTTCCAAATCCTGGAGCAACGAACGTTCGGAGCTTCGTTGCCGCCCGGATTAGCGGACATGGCCGACAAAGAAAAGGCCGCCTCGATGGGCGGCCCCTTCCGGTCTCGCAAAAAGCCTTCGCTTAACGCGAATAGAATTCGACGACGAGGTTCGGTTCCATCTGGACGGCGAACGGAACGTCCGCCAGGCCCGGGATGCGCAAGAAGGTCGCGGTCATCTTGTTGTGATCGGCTTCGATGTAGTCCGGCACGTCGCGCTCGGCGAGGCCGACCGATTCCAGGACGATCACCAGCTGCTTCGACTTTTCACGCACTTCGACGACGTCGCCCGGCTTGCAGCGGTACGAGCCGATGTTGACGCGCTTGCCGTTGACGTTGACGTGGCCGTGGTTGACGAACTGGCGGGCGGCGAAAATGGTCGGAACGAACTTGGCGCGATAGACGACCGCGTCCAGACGCGACTCGAGCAGGCCGATCAGGTTCTCCGAGGTGTCGCCCTTGCGGCGATCGGCCTCTTCATAGACCTTGCGGAACTGCTTTTCCGAAACGTCGCCATAGTGGCCTTTCAGCTTCTGCTTGGCGCGCAGCTGCAGGCCGAAATCGGAAAGCTTGCCCTTGCGGCGCTGGCCGTGCTGGCCGGGGCCGTATTCACGCTTGTTGACCGGGGACTTCGGGCGGCCCCAGATGTTTTCGCCGAGACGGCGGTCGATCTTGTACTTCGCGGATTCGCGCTTGCTCATCGCATTCCCTTTCAAAACAACATAACCCGGAGCCTCATGGTCCGGGTGAAGGAAACGCGCCCTCCTCTGGCCTCCGTTTTCGAGACCTGACAGGGTTTTTCCACGCAACGCGGCGAAAAACCCACGGGACACGTCAGTTCAAACAAGACCTTGGAAAACAGACTGGCTTCCGTCGAGGTCTTGCGCATGCAAAACAAACCACCGGGCGTTGCGGCCCGGTGTTGGGAGCGCTGTTAAACAGAGATTTAACCGCTGTCAAGGTTCCAACTGGCGCCGCCCCGCGACCATCTACGATTTTCAGTGTTGTTGTTCAATGCGGTGTCGCATCCGGCGGGAGGTTGTCGCGCCCGCGGTATTAGAACAATTCCCGGAAAGCGCTAGCGGTTTCTACCCGGGATTGTGTAAAAAAACCGGAGCGGGGCGGCGATTCCCCGAAGCTGAACCGCTCCAGGAAGGGACTTGAGCAGAGGAGCCTGAATTCGGATGAAGAAGTTCTTTCTAAGCCTGACTGGTGCGACGGTGTTGGCCGGATCGATGGCCGTCATTACTCCTGAGCCGGCGATGGCAAGGCATTGGCAAGGCCACCGGCCTCATCAGGTATGCCGGATTGTGGTCAGGAAGCGCGTCGTCTGGAGCCATGGTCACCGCCATGTCATTCGCCAAAAAGTGCGACGTTGCCACTGGCGCTAACAGCTGCCACCGGCGCTAACAGCTGCCACTGGCGCTAACAGCCGCCACTGGCGCTGATTACGTCGGCCATTGACCAGACAATAACATCAAGGCCTGCGACCCCGTCGCGGGCCTATTTCTTGCCATTGGACGAGCCCTTCACAAAGGGCGTTGCCAAATAGCGCTTCCCTCAGTGCTTCTTTTTCTCCGGCAGATCCTTGCGCTTGGTTTCGGCGAATTCCTCGAGCTGCTTTTCGCTCATGGATTCGTACATCCCTTTGGAAGCGCCTTTGAGCTCGCTCTTCTTGGTCTCGCCGCGCTTGGCCGACAATGCGGCGCCGGCGGCCTTCTGCTGGGCTTTCGAGGTGGCAGGCATGGTTTTTCTCCCTTCATTGCCTGGGAGAAAACGAAACGGCCTCGCCAATGTTCCGGAAATCAGGCGACCGCCAGTCCAAAGCCCTGCATCAAACGGCTGGTGGCAAAATCCGCCTTGCCGGACGTGAAGACCGCGATGTCCGGCTCACCATGCGGCAACGGTCCATTGACCGGCGACAGCAGCGACATCGCCCGCCGGGCGATCGCTTCGGCAGGATCGATCCAGTCGACCGGCCAGGGTGCGGTCTTGCGCATGCGGTTGACCAGAAAAGGATAGTGCGTACAGGCGAGCACGGCGATGTCGGTGCGCATGCCGTCGCGCTCGATGAAACACGGGGAGATCTCGGCGCGCACGGCTTCCTCGTCGACGAACCCTTCGCGCATATAGGCTTCGGCCAGCCCCGCCAGGCGGTCGCTACCGACCAGCCGGACATGGCACTTCTGCGCCCATTTGCTGATCAGGTCGCGCGTGTATTGCCGTTTCACCGTGCCCGGCGTCGCCAGCACGGAGACGAGGCCGGAGCGGGTACGCTCCGCCGCCGGCTTGATCGCAGGCACGGTGCCGACAAAGGGATGGCCGGGAAATCTCTCGCGCAACGCATCGATCACCAGCGTCGAGGCGGTGTTGCAGGCGATGACCGAGATGGCCGGGGCGAACCGGTCGAGCAATTTGCCGAACAGGTCGAGAATATGGACCCGCAGCGCCGGTTCCTCCCAGGCGCCAAAGGGGAAGGCGGCATCGTCGGCGATGTAGACGAAGCGGCGGTCGGGCATCAGCACGCGCGCCTCGCGCAGCACAGTCAGCCCGCCAATGCCGGAATCGAACATCAGGATCGGCTGATCAGTCATTGTCGGTTCCCTTGCCGCCGAGCGGCGGCGCGGCGTTGTCGTCGTCATCGGCCACCTGACGATCCGCATTGGTCTTGCGGCCGGGACCGCCGGCGCGCGCCGCTGCCGGAAGCCGCCTTGGATCATCTCCCGGAGAGCCGTCGCCGCGCGGCATCGCCGGCGAGAACCTGTCCAGCGACGAGATGATGCCGCGCAGCACCTTGAGCTCCGGCTCGGCAAATCCCGCCCGGGTCAATACGGCGCGCAGATTGTCAACCATCTTCGGCTTCTTCGGCGCCGGCCGGAAATAGCCGCGCGCTTCGAGTGCGCCTTCGAGATAGGCGAACAGGCCGTGCAGTTCTTCCTTGCTGGCCGGCTTCATGTCCGGACCCGTAAAGTTGGTCTTGGTCTCGTCCTCGAGGCCGGATTTCATCCACTCGTAGGACATGAGAAGCGCGGCCTGGGCGATGTTGAGCGAGGAAAAATCGGGATCGACCGGAAAAGTGACGATCTCGTCGGCGAGGCCAACCTCGTCATTATAGAGGCCGAAACGCTCGCGGCCGAACAGGATGCCGGTTCGCTGACCCATGCCATGGCGAGCCCGGAGCACCCTGCCCGCCTCGACCGGCCCGCGCACGGGCTTGAAGCCGTCGCGTTGCCTTGCGGTGGTCGCGAAAACGAAATTCAGGTCGGCCATCGCCGTGGCGAGATCGTCGAAAACCTTGACGGCGTCGATGACATGGTCGGCGCGGCTGGCCGCCGCCCGCGCCTTCTCGTTCGGCCAGCCGTCGCGCGGGTTGACGAGGCGAAGTTCGACCAGGCCGAAATTGGCCATGGCGCGCGCAACCATGCCGATATTCTCGCCGAGCTGCGGCTCCACGAGGATGATGGCGGGGCTGGCGACTGAAGCGGTATCGGAATCTTTGGTGACGGGCATGATTGTCAATGAACTGCTGTTTGCGGCATTTCAGCGTCCCCTGCCATATTCGGCCGCGAAAATGAACCATTCGCAAATGGCGGGGCGATCGCTTCGCTTTCGTGACCGATCGTCGTTTGCGCGGCCAAAAACGCTTTGATATAGGGGCGCATCCCCGGCCGAACGCCACGCGGGCAAGGCCGTCCCATTTCCCAGCAACGAGGCATTCTTTCCATGGCGAAGATCAAGGTGGCGAACCCGGTCGTCGAACTCGACGGCGACGAGATGACCCGCATCATCTGGCAGTTCATCAAGGACAAGCTGATCCACCCTTATCTCGACCTCAAGCTTGAATATTACGACCTCGGCATCGAGCATCGCGACGCCACCAACGACCAGGTGACCGTCGATTCGGCCAACGCCATCAAAAAATACGGCGTCGGCGTGAAATGCGCGACCATCACGCCCGACGAGCAGCGCGTCGAGGAATTCAAGCTGAAGAAGATGTGGAAGTCGCCGAACGGCACCATCCGCAACATTCTCGGCGGCACCATCTTCCGCGAGCCGATCATCATGAAGAACGTGCCGCGGCTGGTGCCCGGCTGGACCAAGCCGATCATCGTCGGCCGCCACGCCTATGGCGACCAGTACCGCGCCACCGATTTCCGTTTTCCCGGCAAGGGCAAGCTGACGATCAAGTTCGTCGGCGAGGATGGCCAGGTGATCGAGCACGACGTGTTCGACGCGCCCGGCGCCGGCGTCGCCATGGCCATGTACAATCTCGACGAGTCGATCCGCGAATTCGCCCGCGCTTCGCTGAACTACGGCCTGCTGCGCAACTACCCGGTCTATCTCTCGACCAAGAACACCATCCTCAAGGCCTATGACGGCCGCTTCAAGGATATTTTCCAGGAGGTCTACGAGGCTGAGTTCGAGGCCGAGTTCAAGTCCAAGAAGCTGTGGTACGAGCACCGCCTGATCGACGACATGGTGGCCTCCAGCCTGAAATGGTCGGGCGGCTATGTCTGGGCCTGCAAGAACTATGACGGCGACGTACAGTCCGACACGGTGGCGCAGGGTTTCGGCTCGCTTGGCCTGATGACCTCGGTGCTGATGACGCCGGACGGCAAGACGGTGGAAGCGGAAGCCGCGCACGGCACCGTCACGCGCCACTATCGCCAGCACCAGAAGGGCGAGGAAACCTCCACCAATTCGATCGCCTCGATCTTCGCCTGGACCCGGGGGCTGGCCCACCGCGCCAAGCTCGACGACAATGCCGAATTGAAGCGTTTTGCCGAAACGCTGGAAAAGGTCTGCATCCAGACGGTCGAATCCGGCTTCATGACCAAGGACCTGTCGCTGCTGATCGGCCCCGACCAGCCTTGGCTGTCGACCACCGGATTTCTCGACAAGATCGACGAGAATTTGCAGAAGGCGATGGCGTAGGCACCCGCGGGTTCAACACGCCGAAGGCTCCGGAAGGAGCCTTCGCTTTTTTGGGCCAACGAAAATCGAAAGCAAAGGACTGGCAACATGGCCAAACCGGTCCTCTACGGCGCGGACTACAGCGTTTACGTGCGCATAGCGCGCATGGCGCTGGAGGAGAAGGGCGTCGACTATGAGCTTGTGCCGGTCGATGTCTTTGCCGCCGAGGGCATCCCCGGCTGGTATTTCGAGCACCACCCGTTCGGCCGCATCCCGGCCTTCGAGCATGACGGTTTTCGCCTGTTCGAGGCCAGCGCGATCACGCGCTATGTCGATGAAGCTTTCGACGGACCGCCCTTGCAGCCGAACGATCCGCGCGGCCGCGCGCGGATGAACCAGATCATCGGCATGCTCGACGCTTATGGCTATCGGGCCATGGTCTGGGACGTCGCCGTGGAGCGGCTGGAGAAGGCGTCGCCTGACGAAGCGCTGATTGTCAGC
Protein-coding regions in this window:
- the ttcA gene encoding tRNA 2-thiocytidine(32) synthetase TtcA, whose amino-acid sequence is MNMLPDAQSLEQAADIEGGFHPLFADVPSSVEFNKLRKRLLRLTRQAIEDFSMVRPGERWLVALSGGKDSYGLLAMLLDLKWRGLLPVELLACNLDQGQPNFPKHILPDYLNAHGIAHRIEYQDTYSVVTDKLPQGSTYCSLCSRLRRGHLYRVAREEGCSALVLGHHREDILETFFMNLFHGGRLAAMPPKLLNDEGDVMVLRPLSYCAEIDLEKLAAAMRFPIIPCDLCGSQEGLQRNAMKAMLDDIEKRMPGRKDTMLRALSNTRPSHLLDRKLFDFAALDETLSSRQDISDDI
- the rpsD gene encoding 30S ribosomal protein S4; translation: MSKRESAKYKIDRRLGENIWGRPKSPVNKREYGPGQHGQRRKGKLSDFGLQLRAKQKLKGHYGDVSEKQFRKVYEEADRRKGDTSENLIGLLESRLDAVVYRAKFVPTIFAARQFVNHGHVNVNGKRVNIGSYRCKPGDVVEVREKSKQLVIVLESVGLAERDVPDYIEADHNKMTATFLRIPGLADVPFAVQMEPNLVVEFYSR
- a CDS encoding DUF3008 family protein, which codes for MPATSKAQQKAAGAALSAKRGETKKSELKGASKGMYESMSEKQLEEFAETKRKDLPEKKKH
- the murI gene encoding glutamate racemase, with product MTDQPILMFDSGIGGLTVLREARVLMPDRRFVYIADDAAFPFGAWEEPALRVHILDLFGKLLDRFAPAISVIACNTASTLVIDALRERFPGHPFVGTVPAIKPAAERTRSGLVSVLATPGTVKRQYTRDLISKWAQKCHVRLVGSDRLAGLAEAYMREGFVDEEAVRAEISPCFIERDGMRTDIAVLACTHYPFLVNRMRKTAPWPVDWIDPAEAIARRAMSLLSPVNGPLPHGEPDIAVFTSGKADFATSRLMQGFGLAVA
- a CDS encoding RNA methyltransferase codes for the protein MPVTKDSDTASVASPAIILVEPQLGENIGMVARAMANFGLVELRLVNPRDGWPNEKARAAASRADHVIDAVKVFDDLATAMADLNFVFATTARQRDGFKPVRGPVEAGRVLRARHGMGQRTGILFGRERFGLYNDEVGLADEIVTFPVDPDFSSLNIAQAALLMSYEWMKSGLEDETKTNFTGPDMKPASKEELHGLFAYLEGALEARGYFRPAPKKPKMVDNLRAVLTRAGFAEPELKVLRGIISSLDRFSPAMPRGDGSPGDDPRRLPAAARAGGPGRKTNADRQVADDDDNAAPPLGGKGTDND
- a CDS encoding NADP-dependent isocitrate dehydrogenase, producing MAKIKVANPVVELDGDEMTRIIWQFIKDKLIHPYLDLKLEYYDLGIEHRDATNDQVTVDSANAIKKYGVGVKCATITPDEQRVEEFKLKKMWKSPNGTIRNILGGTIFREPIIMKNVPRLVPGWTKPIIVGRHAYGDQYRATDFRFPGKGKLTIKFVGEDGQVIEHDVFDAPGAGVAMAMYNLDESIREFARASLNYGLLRNYPVYLSTKNTILKAYDGRFKDIFQEVYEAEFEAEFKSKKLWYEHRLIDDMVASSLKWSGGYVWACKNYDGDVQSDTVAQGFGSLGLMTSVLMTPDGKTVEAEAAHGTVTRHYRQHQKGEETSTNSIASIFAWTRGLAHRAKLDDNAELKRFAETLEKVCIQTVESGFMTKDLSLLIGPDQPWLSTTGFLDKIDENLQKAMA
- a CDS encoding glutathione S-transferase family protein, producing MAKPVLYGADYSVYVRIARMALEEKGVDYELVPVDVFAAEGIPGWYFEHHPFGRIPAFEHDGFRLFEASAITRYVDEAFDGPPLQPNDPRGRARMNQIIGMLDAYGYRAMVWDVAVERLEKASPDEALIVSGLRQAGTVLQALSSLRSPGPWLLGNQLTLADLHAAPIIGYFVKVAEGRKLLARFADIQDWWDCIAKQASFARTEKAG